The sequence GCGGTCCATACCATGCAGAACAAGGCCTTGGCCCGCGCTCTTGGTTATCCGTTGCTGCCGGTCTTCTACATTGGTGCGCTGGCGGCGATTATCGCCTCCGCTCTGGTCTTTGATCCGGGCAGCCGGGTCTCAGCGCTCGCGGCGGGTGTTATGACTGTCATTGGCCTGGTCATCTTCAGTATCTGGCGCCGGAATCGACCGGAGCTGGCGCCGTGAAAGTCCGTAGCATAGCGATCAGCTGCGCAGCGTTCTGGTTGCTGCCCTTGCTGGTGGTCTGCAGCGGTCCAGGTCAGGCTGCGCCGGGAATGGACGCTGAGCTGACAGCGCTGCGCGGCGAAAACGAGTTGCTATTGCCGGCTGCACCGGGTTCTAACGGAACTGTAGCGCTCACGCTATTCTGTCCGCGAGCAGGCGCATTGCGCGGCGCCGTACTGCTATTGCCCGGCTGGAAATTTTCCCGTCACCGCTGGTTGGAAGAAACGGCTCTCTACAATGAGGCCTCGCAGCGCGGTCTATGTCTGGCGGCGCCAGAGATGAATACGACTTTATATGAATCGGCCTATTATCCCGAAACCCGTCTGCGTTGGTCGACGATGCCAGGCCAACAGTGGGTCCTGCAAATTTTGATTCCGGAATTGCAGAAACGCGGTCTCTTTCGGGAAGGGCAGTCTAACTTTCTGCTTGGGCTTTCAACCGGAGCGCGCGGCGTAGCGCTGCTGGCCCTGGCCCGGTCGACGCTCTGGAGCGCCGCGGCCGCACTATCTGGCGACTTTGACCAGCGCCGCATGCCGCGCGATCGTTTGATGAACGGCGTCTACGGACCGCTGCACCAATTTCCCGAGCGCTGGGCAGGCCCGGACAATCCGCAGATTCGGGCGGCGGAATGGAAGACGCCGCTCTACATTGCCCACGGCCGCAATGACGCCGTAGTGCCCTTTGAGCAAAGCGAGCGTTTTTTCTCCGAGCTGCGTCGATTGCACCCGCAACTCCCAATCGAGTTTTCATCGCCGGCCGCGGGCCATGATTTTGGGTTCTGGAGCTCGCAGCTGCAGCCGGCATTCAAGTTCTTTGATCTTGTCGCGCCGTCGACCGCTGACTGATCAGTTTTGCTGTGCGTCTCTTTCGCTCTGGCCGCCGGCCACGGCCCCGGAGGCGGCCGGCGTATCGGCCCGTTCGCGCAAAAAGTATTCCTGCACTGTGGCAATGCCTGCCGGCGCTTCGTCTGGCGAGTAAAAGCTAAAATCGTAGAGCTGTGACCGCGTACTGAATTCGCGGGCCGAGCGCGGTCGGAGTTCTTCCCAGCCGCGTCCGCTGCGTCGCAGTCGCAATCCGCCTGCGCCTTGTTCGATCTCGATCGATACGCCGTTCAAGGGATTGCGATAAGAGCCAGGCAGCAGCTGCGCAACCTGGCTGCCGGCAACGCTTTGTTGAAATCGATTCACCGGTGCGGACGCGCCGGCGATGGCTGTAGCCAGAAGCGCCAGCCGATTCTGCAAATCAGGAATGCGCGCCATCAGATCATCGACCATGGCCGGCGGATTTCCCAGGTAGACAATAGCTACGCCATGCTCTGGAAACATCTGGACCCAAGACATGACGCCATCGGCGCCGCCAATATGATAAAAGCTTACGATATGGCCGGCGCGACGTTCGACCCGCCAGGCCAGGCCGCAATAGGCGTGAGCGTCGCCGTCGGGAAAGAAGAGCGGCGCCCGCAGCATGCGATCCACGGTTTCGTCATCCAGCAGGCGTTGACCGCGAATGCCTCGCCCGCGCTGCAACCAGAGTGCGGCATACGCGGCAAGGTCAGGCAGCGTCATGGTCAATCCATAGGCGCCGCTGTGATGATCGGTGAAACGGGCGCGGTCCATGCCGCCCGGTTCAAAGATATGTTTGGCGTAGTATTCAGGGATGCTCAGGCCGGTCTTCCTCTTGATGATTTCGCCCAACAAGATGAAGCCGTGGTTCGAATAGCGGTAGTGGCTGCCAGCAGGATAGACCTGCAACGGCAACGCAAAGGGCATGCCGCTATTCGGCGGCTGCTTCCATTCCGGATTCTGGTAATAGCGCAAATCCGGAAGACCGCCGGTATGGGACAGCAGGTCGGCGATGGTTACGTTTCTGGAACGCAGCTCATAGCGTGAGATATGCACGTCTGGCAGATGGCGGGTTACCGGGTCATCGAGACGCACTTTACCGCTTTCCACCAGCTGCATCATCGCCAGTCCGGTGACGGTCTTGGTAATTGATGCCAATCCGTAGGAGCGCGTTGGATCGGTTCTGTAATAGGTCGACCAAACCAGTCGACCGTTCGCAACCACGCCCGCGGCAACCGAGGGAGTCAGCCCTCGTGCGGCAGAGTCGCCAATCCAGGCCTCAACCAGTCGGATATAGCGTTGTGTGTCCTCCGCCTCAAGACGCAACTCTATGGGATCGGCGGCCTGCCAGAGAGGAGAAGAACCGAAACTGGAACAGTACGGACGCAGCACAAGAATGGTCGGCATTGCCGCCAGTAGCCAGAGAAGTCCGCGCGCTTTGCTATCGCCCATTTTGCTGCTGACGCGGGCGGCGGTAAATGGAACTGACTTCAGTATCCGGCCGCGCCGACCATATTAGACGAAGAATCGACGAATTGGTTTGCGGCGTCAAGATAACGTCCGCCCAGAAGCGGATTTGTGTCACGGAAACCATAGAGCAAGGGCGAACGAAAGTCGGGCGGATTGGCAATGGTTGCCATGGCCCCGCCCTGCGTCAGGAAATAGCGCATCTCCGCAAAGGTATTGTACCAGACCCCGGTGTGGTAGACCTCTGCGGGATGTCCGTGCCGGTACTGCACGCGCACGCCAAGGGCGTAGTACATCTCATCCCGCCCAACACGACCTTTCAGAAATGCCGGCGGAGCAATCATTTCGGCGCGCATCTGAGCAGACAGCAAGGGGCGGGGGCTGCGCTCGTCAAAGACCACCGAAAGAAAGCGGCCCATATCGGCCACGGTGCTGTTCAGTCCCGCGGCGCCATTGGATGCTGGCGAAAGCCTCGAATGGTCCATCCCGGCCGGTCGCAGCACCTGATTCGTAACATATTCGTCGAATCGCTCGCCGGAAACGCGCTCAATCAGGCAGGCCAGTACATTGTAATTAAAATTGGAGTAAAAATGTGATTCCCCGGCTGGCTTATATTGCGAAGGAATGTAGAGCGCCATTCCGCTATGCGGGCAGCGCAGGTTTGTTCCGCCGCCCCGGGCAAAATAGGGCAGGCCAGAACTATGTTGCAATAGATGGCGAATTGTGACCGCTCGCCCGCCTTCCGGACGCTGAGCAAAACTCAGCTCGGGAAGGTAGCGTCCGATCTCATCATCGAGCTGGAGTCGCCCCTGATCAGCCAGCTCCAGGACTGCCACCGCCGTGAAGGTCTTGGCCACCGATGCTACCGGAAAGAGGCTATCGACGTTCAAACCATGTTCGCTGCGGTACAGTGTGGCCCCTTCGCGGGTAATGGCCATGGCGGCCATCGGGATAGAGGCGCCGCCGGTGGCTGCGGCCATGTGCTTGTCCAGTTCTGTCGCTGCGCGCTGTACGGCGTCGCTGCTGCGCAGTTCCGGCTGGGTTTCCCTGGCCCAGCGAGCAAAACCCCGTTGCGGCCCGCCGTCACGAACGTAGGCTGCAAGGGTCAGACCCCAGGGGCTTTCTGCAATTGGCGCGGGCTGGCCGCCTTCTCCGGCAATGCTCTGGACCAATGCGGCCAGCAGGAGCCCTGTCATCAGGCTGCCGGCGCGCCATAGCCAGCGGGTAGCGCGCTTGCGATGAGAATGATTACGGCCTGGCAGCATTCTGTCTAAAAAACGGGCGATCACTTCCATATTTGGATCGGCCCCTGGCCTGCGCCTTTGAGTAAAAAGGCGCAGGTGCAGCACTTTTTTTGTGCACCGCAACAAGTCAAGCTCAAGTCACTGCGGCTGGCGGACCCGATACGGCCTCCAGGCGTCCACAGTTTGCGCTAATTGGCGCTAAATTGGGGCCCGGGAGTGGCAAGTGCCGAGAAAGGCTTGAGTTTGTCTCTGCGCCAGGGCTTACTGTGTTCAGGAGTCCTCTATGTTGCGTGAGATTTCTGCCGCCCATGAGAACAATTCGGCCAGCCACATGGTCTCGAAGAGCCAGCTGACCACGCACAACATGCCCGCTCCCGTGGCGCTGCTCAGCGAGTCGGATGCCGCCCGTCAGCCCGAAAGCGATCTGCGCACGGTCGGCGCCAAAACCGGTCAAAGGCCGCTGGAAAATTTTCGCATTAATCTGCTGGCCTGATTGTGCTCAGCGGCAATTACTTCGAAGACAATCCCGACTTGCGCTTCAATCTGCAGCGCTGCCTGGACTGGGATCGCATTGTAGCGCGACGGGAACGCTCCTTTCGCGATGCAAAGCGCTATCAGCAAGAAGGCGACGAGCGCTTTGCTCTGGCCCCCGCCGATCTGGCGCAGGCGCAGAGTTTCTATTTCGAATCGCTGCAGCTGGCGGGCGAATTTGCCGGCAAGCGCGTCGCTCCTTGTGCGCGCAGCATGGAGCAGCACGGACTTAAGCTGAAAAACGGGTCGGTGCAATTCCCGCCGGACTATGCGCGGCTCTATCAGGAAGCGGCGGACTCTGGATT comes from Leptospirales bacterium and encodes:
- a CDS encoding prolyl oligopeptidase family serine peptidase: MKVRSIAISCAAFWLLPLLVVCSGPGQAAPGMDAELTALRGENELLLPAAPGSNGTVALTLFCPRAGALRGAVLLLPGWKFSRHRWLEETALYNEASQRGLCLAAPEMNTTLYESAYYPETRLRWSTMPGQQWVLQILIPELQKRGLFREGQSNFLLGLSTGARGVALLALARSTLWSAAAALSGDFDQRRMPRDRLMNGVYGPLHQFPERWAGPDNPQIRAAEWKTPLYIAHGRNDAVVPFEQSERFFSELRRLHPQLPIEFSSPAAGHDFGFWSSQLQPAFKFFDLVAPSTAD
- a CDS encoding beta-lactamase family protein — protein: MGDSKARGLLWLLAAMPTILVLRPYCSSFGSSPLWQAADPIELRLEAEDTQRYIRLVEAWIGDSAARGLTPSVAAGVVANGRLVWSTYYRTDPTRSYGLASITKTVTGLAMMQLVESGKVRLDDPVTRHLPDVHISRYELRSRNVTIADLLSHTGGLPDLRYYQNPEWKQPPNSGMPFALPLQVYPAGSHYRYSNHGFILLGEIIKRKTGLSIPEYYAKHIFEPGGMDRARFTDHHSGAYGLTMTLPDLAAYAALWLQRGRGIRGQRLLDDETVDRMLRAPLFFPDGDAHAYCGLAWRVERRAGHIVSFYHIGGADGVMSWVQMFPEHGVAIVYLGNPPAMVDDLMARIPDLQNRLALLATAIAGASAPVNRFQQSVAGSQVAQLLPGSYRNPLNGVSIEIEQGAGGLRLRRSGRGWEELRPRSAREFSTRSQLYDFSFYSPDEAPAGIATVQEYFLRERADTPAASGAVAGGQSERDAQQN
- a CDS encoding beta-lactamase family protein; the protein is MTGLLLAALVQSIAGEGGQPAPIAESPWGLTLAAYVRDGGPQRGFARWARETQPELRSSDAVQRAATELDKHMAAATGGASIPMAAMAITREGATLYRSEHGLNVDSLFPVASVAKTFTAVAVLELADQGRLQLDDEIGRYLPELSFAQRPEGGRAVTIRHLLQHSSGLPYFARGGGTNLRCPHSGMALYIPSQYKPAGESHFYSNFNYNVLACLIERVSGERFDEYVTNQVLRPAGMDHSRLSPASNGAAGLNSTVADMGRFLSVVFDERSPRPLLSAQMRAEMIAPPAFLKGRVGRDEMYYALGVRVQYRHGHPAEVYHTGVWYNTFAEMRYFLTQGGAMATIANPPDFRSPLLYGFRDTNPLLGGRYLDAANQFVDSSSNMVGAAGY